GTGCCCAATGTATTTCTAAGTGAATATtttcaggggaaaaaaagcatCTTTTTATGTTTTACTGCCTTTATGACCCACATCAGTAATTTgcagttagttttttttttgcctaaggttaaataaaacatttttcagaactttcatttccagcatttggattTGTAAAGGAATATTCAGTGCCAGACTGCCCAATGCTTTCTTGTGCCTGTTTGTGTATGCTCCCTTATGACTGCACCTTCTCACTGCCAGAATAGGGAGGGATAGGAGGGACAGGGAGTTGTGTGGTTTCTTTGTGGTACCTTAGCAGAGAGCTGCCACATTGGACAATCATAACAGCATGTTTGAGGGAAGTGAAGCATACCAAAACACCATCTTGCAAACCCACATCAAGTTGCACTACCTGTTTCAAACATCCTTGCCTCTAAATTCATGAAAATATAGTTTTCCTTTCTCTAAAGAGGGCAATAAGAGGGATAAAAATGCCTTGTATCACGAAGAGAATCACAAGTCTATTTTGTTAGCATTATTTATGTACACAATAACAAAAGTTTCATTGGCCTAGCTTAGAAGAACTTTATGTTAGAGAAATACTTGCACTTACATAGCGCCTTTCACAATCCCAGGGTGTCTGAAAGAATTTTCAGCCAATTCTGAAATTACCCACTGTTTCAATGTAgtcatagcagccaatttgtgccgATAAATAGcgttgtgataatgaccagataacctgacCTTGGCTGTGGGATGATTAACAGCCAGGGCACATGCCAAAACTGCCCTACCTTTGCTTTTCAAactcacaatttttaaaaaaattctcacaacatttaaatctTGAAAATTTAATTCTAAGATACCATGGGTTTCGAAAGAGGTTGTAGATAGATAAATTTTGATCCTGGATGCAAAGAATGAGGTGTTCATCCATTGTCCAAGCTATGGCATGGCTCTTGCACCAGTGAGCTTTGCCTATttcaagtttttgtttaaatatccAAGCATCACTTGACCTTTGTATTGAAGAGAGTAAGTTACACACCATATAAAAAGAAACTAGCACCACCTTTGCGGTGGATGTTGCTGACAAGGTTGATGTTGATTCTCTATTCCTAATTACATTAGCAGGCAATAGGCCTTCCTAACCTCTGACAGCCTGAGTGGCATACTTGATGTGCTGGTTCAGAGCTAATCACGTTAGAGTGGCTGGGGTCATATATTAACCAGGTTTGCTACCTAAGAGGATATCAGTGAGTCTAGGAGCCTAGAAATTAATTGGCACCTGGAAAGGTTTGTGCTAATTTTGTGATGTGCCAGAAGACAAAAACTCAAGAGCTTCCTTTGTGAGCTCCACCAGTGTGCAGCGGGTAAAGAAAACGTGTACAGTCACAATGGGGTAATGGAGCAAGGTTCGGTTTCGGAAGGGGTGGatcaggacctcaagggttggGTTGGGTCATCAGGGAGTTTTAGGACTGGGTTACAGATGGTTCCTGCAGGCCATCGGAGTCATAATTGAGTGGAGGGTATGGGTCAGTGGTCACACTAGCTTTAGTTAATGACAAAGCATGACACTGCCTGTACACAAGAGATGGAATATCACTGATTTGGTGTGCAAATGTTCGGTACATGCTGTTGGCCCCCACTGTGCATTTCTGTGCACAAGAACTTCGGTGGAAAATTGCAGACTCTGATCCATGCAGTAAGCTCTGACTTTCTTTACTGAAAATttcttcaaagaaatttaatccCATGTGTCAGGTAAATGCAGCACTACGAGAAAGATTTTCTTGGCCAGCATGCTTCTCCAACAATACAACAGCTTCACGGTCACATTTTtatggattttattttaatttcaaaacttgtTTTAAACTGAATGGTCAAACTATaatggtaggatttgaatttgTGTTCCCTGAATTATAAATCCAGACCTTTGCATAACCAGTCGAGTAATGCAACCACTACACTGTCACACAAGATTGTAAAACATACTGAGGTGGAAAACCATCCTTTGTCGTATTCACTAAATGTGGAGTGTAATAACAATTCAGAAGCCGAATCCAATGTAATCACCATACCACATTGTGTACTTAATGCATACAACAGCAGACAAATTTCTATATCACCATTGGATATTTaaacaactattttaaaacagtttttaaTTCACACTTTCTCCTTTTCTTTAGGTCTCCTCTTGCAATGCACTTGATGAAAGGGTAGCCAAGCAGCCTGCAGTCAAGCGTCCACCAGTGGTGTTCTCCAGTCAGGCACCAAGCATTCCCTGTAATGCTTCACATTACAGGAATTTCTTTATATCACTCCACTGTGAAAGCAACTGATATTACATACACATTGCATAGTAAACTGTGCCTTCTGGctgcaaaatgtaaaaaaatatataatttctgATGTGAGGGGTAATTTTAAGATTTAGTGCTCCTGTCACAGAACTTTGTGCAAGGGTAATGTATATAAAGAACTTACGCAAAGAGGTTCTGCATTTCTGGCTCACAGCAGACAATGATTAATAGATTTCTGCATGCAAAGATACTTGCTGCAATTCTGCAAAGTTCTGGGATACTAAACTGTAAAATGTACCCCTTTTCCCAACATGATGAATTCTAACAGAAGTCAACATATCAAACAGTAATGAAAAACAATTGCCTTTTCAAAAGTTTACAATAACCCTAGTTGGGATGATCATCAATAGTTATCAGCACTTGTTTGTTTCAATAATACTTACCACacacatcattttaaaattacttgGCATTTGCAAGTAAATTTTGTAGATGTGCCAACCTTATTTAAACCAGGAAATCCTATTAGTATAGCATCAACATGCTCACCCAAAGATTCTCTTAACATCCTCAGCCTAAACTACTTGCCATGAAAAGTAATTAAAAGTTAGTATAATAGGGACATTCTACTGCGACGCATTGCCTCGCTGATCAAATATGCAGGGCTAATCTCTGGTTCTTCTGTCATGATCACAATGTTCTGCCATTCACCAGTTTCATTTGACTTTTTAATGGTGTCCACTACAGACAGTGCATACAAGCAATCCTCAAATGTTGCTGCCATAGTTAGTGGTCTCCCATCCCAGGTCCGTCGATCTTCTTGGTCTTGGAATGCCTGTCGAATGGCTTGAACCATCATGATGGTACCCCTGAGGAACGGGATCGGGCAATCCCTGAAAGCTTTTTCTGGGAGCAATTCGTTGCTTAAAGGAGTTGAGTCTTCCAGAATCAATTCCTTCTGAGTTGCACTATTTCTCTGTCCATACAAATCACTGCCACTTACTATCAATCTGCCAGTGGACCCCACCACAATGATGTCCTGCTTGAAATCTCCAGGGACGTTGAAATTCAAAGTTACAGTACAGCACACACCAGCTTCTAGGACCATCTGAAAGGTGCAGAAGTCATCACTAGTGATCTGGCGGATCCCTCTTATGTGCTCTGTCTGCTTCACAAAGGTTTTCAGGAAGCCGTGGACTTTGACAGCCTTTTGGCTGGTCAGAAAAGTCAAAAGATCAATAATGTAGCTTCCCACTGAATGTAGTCCTCCACCACCCATCAAGTCATCACAGCTCCAGTTGTACTTCTTACCCAGGAGACTTCCACTGTGAACCTGGACTTCACAGATCATCAAGTCCCCCACATAACCCTCTTGAATCATTTGCTTCATTTTAACAAAAGCAGGAAGGAAACGAAGAACATTGCCCATGATACTCATAAGCTTGGGATAATAATGTGCAGCTGACATCATCTGAAATGCATCCAGAGGAGTTGCAGCTCTGTCGCAGATGACATTCTTTCCAATTcctaaatcaaaaagaaaaataaagtatatTAGCGTGCAGTCATTTATACATTTGCCTCGTGTTTGGCCACCTCAGAAAAACACCTGATTTCTCAGAGATGATCTGTAGCTTGTGCTGAgttaacatagaacttagaacatagaacagtacaacacaggaacaggccctctggcccacaatgtctgtgctgaacacgatgccaaattaaactaagtctcttctgcctgtacatgatccatatccctctattccctgcatattcatgtgcctgtctaaaagcctcttaaatgccactatctcatctgcttccaccactacccctggcagcctgttccaggcaacttccactctctggggcaggcacagtaatgtagcagttagcgtaatgcgattacagcaccagcgacccgggttcaattcccgccgctgtctgtaaggagtttgtacgttctccccatgtctgcgtgggtttcctccaggtgctcttggttcctcccacattccaaagacatacgggttaggaag
This genomic interval from Pristis pectinata isolate sPriPec2 chromosome 5, sPriPec2.1.pri, whole genome shotgun sequence contains the following:
- the gfod1 gene encoding glucose-fructose oxidoreductase domain-containing protein 1 isoform X2; this encodes MLPDSLSSSSVLCVAPDSSICSHFCLQGIGKNVICDRAATPLDAFQMMSAAHYYPKLMSIMGNVLRFLPAFVKMKQMIQEGYVGDLMICEVQVHSGSLLGKKYNWSCDDLMGGGGLHSVGSYIIDLLTFLTSQKAVKVHGFLKTFVKQTEHIRGIRQITSDDFCTFQMVLEAGVCCTVTLNFNVPGDFKQDIIVVGSTGRLIVSGSDLYGQRNSATQKELILEDSTPLSNELLPEKAFRDCPIPFLRGTIMMVQAIRQAFQDQEDRRTWDGRPLTMAATFEDCLYALSVVDTIKKSNETGEWQNIVIMTEEPEISPAYLISEAMRRSRMSLLY
- the gfod1 gene encoding glucose-fructose oxidoreductase domain-containing protein 1 isoform X3; translated protein: MDSIPSNTTTTGIGKNVICDRAATPLDAFQMMSAAHYYPKLMSIMGNVLRFLPAFVKMKQMIQEGYVGDLMICEVQVHSGSLLGKKYNWSCDDLMGGGGLHSVGSYIIDLLTFLTSQKAVKVHGFLKTFVKQTEHIRGIRQITSDDFCTFQMVLEAGVCCTVTLNFNVPGDFKQDIIVVGSTGRLIVSGSDLYGQRNSATQKELILEDSTPLSNELLPEKAFRDCPIPFLRGTIMMVQAIRQAFQDQEDRRTWDGRPLTMAATFEDCLYALSVVDTIKKSNETGEWQNIVIMTEEPEISPAYLISEAMRRSRMSLLY
- the gfod1 gene encoding glucose-fructose oxidoreductase domain-containing protein 1 isoform X4, which codes for MMSAAHYYPKLMSIMGNVLRFLPAFVKMKQMIQEGYVGDLMICEVQVHSGSLLGKKYNWSCDDLMGGGGLHSVGSYIIDLLTFLTSQKAVKVHGFLKTFVKQTEHIRGIRQITSDDFCTFQMVLEAGVCCTVTLNFNVPGDFKQDIIVVGSTGRLIVSGSDLYGQRNSATQKELILEDSTPLSNELLPEKAFRDCPIPFLRGTIMMVQAIRQAFQDQEDRRTWDGRPLTMAATFEDCLYALSVVDTIKKSNETGEWQNIVIMTEEPEISPAYLISEAMRRSRMSLLY
- the gfod1 gene encoding glucose-fructose oxidoreductase domain-containing protein 1 isoform X1, which encodes MLPGVGVFGTSLTTRVIVPLLQSQGFPVKALWGRTPEKAEELAKEMDVPFYTNRIDDVLLHHDVDLVCINLPPPLTRQIAVKTLGIGKNVICDRAATPLDAFQMMSAAHYYPKLMSIMGNVLRFLPAFVKMKQMIQEGYVGDLMICEVQVHSGSLLGKKYNWSCDDLMGGGGLHSVGSYIIDLLTFLTSQKAVKVHGFLKTFVKQTEHIRGIRQITSDDFCTFQMVLEAGVCCTVTLNFNVPGDFKQDIIVVGSTGRLIVSGSDLYGQRNSATQKELILEDSTPLSNELLPEKAFRDCPIPFLRGTIMMVQAIRQAFQDQEDRRTWDGRPLTMAATFEDCLYALSVVDTIKKSNETGEWQNIVIMTEEPEISPAYLISEAMRRSRMSLLY